In the genome of Deinococcus aetherius, the window CGTAGTGGATGTCCATCGCCACGACCGGCAGCCCGCACGCCATCGCCTCCACGAGCACGTTGGCGAAGCCCTCGGCGCGGGAGGTGAGCAAAAAGGCGTCGTGCTCCGCCAAAAAGGCGTGCGGGTCGTGGACGTACCCCACAAAACGCACCACGTCCTCCACCCCGAGTTCACGGGCGAGGGCCTCCAGCGGGCCGCGCTCGGGTCCCTCCCCCGCCACGTCCACCCGGAAGTCGGCCCCGGCGCCCCGCGCGAGCGCGGCTGCGCGCAGCAGGCGGTCGAAGCCCTTGCCCGGCACGAGGCGGCCCATCGCCGCGAAGCGGGCCGGGGCCGAGGCGGCGCGGGGCGCGGGGAGCGGCGGGATGGCGGTGGCGTTGTACACCACCCTGCCGCGCCCCGCCCGCGCCCCCCCGCGCACGAACTCGTCGAACAGGCCGCGTGTCGGCACCACCCAGGCGTCGGCCTGCGCGATCACGAAGCGGCGCAGCAGCCGCTTGGCCCGGCCCCGGTCGTCCAGGTTGTCGAGGGCGTTCTCCTCGTTGGCGACGTGGATGAAGCGCCCCCGGCGGGGCAGGCTCGCCACCGTCAGCCCGGCATACCACAGCCGGGTGTAGACGATATCGGGCCGGAATTCGCGGATGCGCGCCGCCAGAAGCGGCCGGGCACGTTGCAGGTTGCGCGCCGCGTGCAGGGCGCCCTGCTCCCCGTCTCGCAGCGGGGCCACCGCCAGGTCGCGCAGAGGCAGCGCGCCCACGTTCAGGCGCCGTTCCAGCTCGGGGTCGAGCCGGGCACTGAAGAGCGTGACGAGTTCGCACTCGAATTCCTCGCGCGGCAGGCCGTGGAGCAGTTGGGCGAGCTGGACCTCGGCGCCGCCAGGCGCCAGGCCGGGCAGGACGGCCATCAGCCGGAGCGGGCGGGTCACGGGCTCCTCCTGGAGGGACGGGGATCGTTCATGCAGTGTCTCCTGTGGGGTCGCCCCCGTGGTCCGGGAGGCCGGGCCGGGGCCACCCACCGAAAGGACTCCGCCGACGACCAGGGCCCTTCGGGCGTACCCGGAGGAGGCGGGGGGCGTCGGGCGTTGGATGCGGCACCTCCGGGAATGTGAACGAGACGAAGCGGCGTAGGAAATCCTCCTGGGCGCCCCTGCCCCGGACGCGGCCAGGACCGAGTGGGCCTCTCAGCAGTGTTGTGCTTTTGCCACCGGATGGAAAGATCACCCCCTCTGCGCAACCGCTATCCAATGGGTGATCAACGGTTGTGCAGCCCCGGCGCACCATGCCTTCGCCCCCATTCGCCCTGGTAGGGGCAACACCGCCATCGGCCTCTTGAACGCTGCGACCACGGCGAATAGTTTTGGCGTCGGGGTGATGGGCTCGTTGCTGCCGCCCAAGCTCATCGAGGGCCACACGATCAGAACCGTCGCCACCACGGCCACCAGGACCGAAGGTGCCAACAACGTGCTTTCCCAGAGGAACTCCGTCAACGGCTACCGGCTTCACAGCATCA includes:
- a CDS encoding glycosyltransferase, with translation MTRPLRLMAVLPGLAPGGAEVQLAQLLHGLPREEFECELVTLFSARLDPELERRLNVGALPLRDLAVAPLRDGEQGALHAARNLQRARPLLAARIREFRPDIVYTRLWYAGLTVASLPRRGRFIHVANEENALDNLDDRGRAKRLLRRFVIAQADAWVVPTRGLFDEFVRGGARAGRGRVVYNATAIPPLPAPRAASAPARFAAMGRLVPGKGFDRLLRAAALARGAGADFRVDVAGEGPERGPLEALARELGVEDVVRFVGYVHDPHAFLAEHDAFLLTSRAEGFANVLVEAMACGLPVVAMDIHYGPNEIVVPGETGFLVPDGDLAGFAARLRELAADPALRGRLGAAGRARAEAVFSTARMVTQFRDVFFRAAGRSRPEGERTRVRPSW